A DNA window from Phycisphaerales bacterium AB-hyl4 contains the following coding sequences:
- the msrB gene encoding peptide-methionine (R)-S-oxide reductase MsrB — MQRDIEKHEDQWREQLTPEQYRVVREKGTERPFTGQYNEHDETGTYVCIACGAELFASGTKFESGCGWPSFYDVANNDNIELQRDTSHGMNRVEVLCKRCGGHLGHVFEDGPQPTGLRYCINSVSLNFKPDE; from the coding sequence ATGCAACGCGATATCGAAAAACATGAAGACCAGTGGCGCGAGCAGCTCACGCCCGAGCAGTATCGCGTCGTCCGCGAAAAGGGCACGGAACGGCCGTTCACCGGCCAATACAACGAACACGACGAAACAGGCACGTATGTCTGCATCGCCTGCGGCGCGGAGCTGTTCGCCTCGGGCACGAAGTTCGAGTCCGGCTGCGGCTGGCCGAGCTTTTACGATGTGGCGAACAACGACAATATCGAGTTGCAACGCGACACCAGCCACGGCATGAACCGCGTGGAAGTGCTCTGCAAACGCTGCGGCGGACACCTGGGCCATGTCTTTGAAGATGGGCCGCAGCCGACGGGGTTGCGATATTGCATCAATTCGGTGTCGTTGAATTTCAAGCCGGACGAGTAA